A single region of the Actinoplanes sp. SE50/110 genome encodes:
- the htpG gene encoding molecular chaperone HtpG: protein MTMETLEFQAEARQLLQLMVHSIYSNKDIFLRELISNASDALDKLRLAKLQDGLEADTSDLHIEIEADAEARTLTVRDNGIGMTREEVVALIGTIAKSGTADLLAKLKEASESKGDAELIGQFGVGFYSTFMVADKVSLVTRKAGTEGHGTRWESAGEGTYTIEDAPDAPTGTTVTLQLRPKDEEDALFDYADEWRIKQIVKRYSDFISFPIRMGDETLNSMKALWARPRSEVSDDEYHQFYRHISHDWSDPLEIINMKAEGTFEYEALLFIPSRAPHDLFQRDARRGLQLYVKRVFIMDDSKELIPDYLRFVKGVVDAADLSLNISREILQQDRHIQMIRRRLVKKVLSTIKDLMANEPEKYATFWREFGRAVKEGLLSEPDNHKPILDIASFATTAGAEPTTLAAYVERMKEDQEEIYYLTGESRSQVENSPHMEAFREQGYEVLILTDPVDEIWVDAVPDFEGRKLRSIARGSVDLKKDEPEKEPEGDFGPLLGFLKDRLDEQVKEVRLSHRLTTSAACLVSDADDITPALEKMYRAMGQDGPRVKRILELNPHHPLVAGLRSAHERGAEDPALPETAELLYGTALLAEGGDLEDPARFAKLLADRLARTV, encoded by the coding sequence GTGACGATGGAGACGTTGGAGTTCCAGGCCGAGGCGCGTCAGCTGCTGCAGTTGATGGTCCACTCGATCTATTCGAACAAGGACATCTTCCTGCGTGAGCTGATCTCCAACGCGTCCGACGCGCTGGACAAGTTGCGCCTGGCCAAACTGCAGGACGGGCTGGAGGCGGACACGTCCGACCTGCACATCGAGATCGAGGCGGACGCCGAGGCGCGCACGCTGACGGTCCGCGACAACGGGATCGGCATGACCCGCGAGGAGGTCGTGGCGCTGATCGGCACGATCGCCAAGTCCGGCACCGCCGACCTGCTGGCCAAGCTGAAGGAGGCGTCCGAGTCCAAGGGTGACGCCGAGCTGATCGGCCAGTTCGGGGTGGGCTTCTACTCGACGTTCATGGTGGCCGACAAGGTGTCGCTGGTGACCCGCAAGGCCGGCACCGAGGGGCACGGCACCCGCTGGGAGTCGGCCGGCGAGGGCACCTACACGATCGAGGACGCGCCGGACGCGCCGACCGGCACCACGGTCACGCTGCAACTGCGACCCAAGGACGAGGAGGACGCCCTCTTCGACTACGCCGACGAGTGGCGGATCAAGCAGATCGTCAAGCGGTACTCGGACTTCATCTCGTTCCCGATCCGGATGGGCGACGAGACGCTGAACTCGATGAAGGCGCTCTGGGCGCGCCCGCGCAGCGAGGTCTCCGACGACGAGTACCACCAGTTCTACCGGCACATCAGCCACGACTGGTCGGACCCGCTCGAGATCATCAACATGAAGGCCGAGGGCACCTTCGAGTACGAGGCGCTGCTGTTCATCCCGTCCCGCGCCCCGCACGACCTGTTCCAGCGTGACGCCCGCCGTGGCCTGCAGCTCTACGTCAAGCGCGTCTTCATCATGGACGACAGCAAGGAGCTGATCCCGGACTACCTGCGCTTCGTCAAGGGCGTGGTGGACGCCGCCGACCTGTCGCTGAACATCTCGCGCGAGATCCTGCAGCAGGACCGGCACATCCAGATGATCCGCCGCCGGCTGGTCAAGAAGGTCCTGTCCACGATCAAGGACCTGATGGCCAACGAGCCGGAGAAGTACGCGACGTTCTGGCGCGAGTTCGGCCGGGCGGTCAAGGAGGGCCTGCTCAGCGAGCCGGACAACCACAAGCCGATCCTGGACATCGCCTCGTTCGCCACCACCGCGGGCGCCGAGCCGACCACGCTCGCCGCCTACGTGGAGCGGATGAAGGAGGACCAGGAGGAGATCTACTACCTGACCGGCGAGAGCCGGTCCCAGGTGGAGAACTCGCCGCACATGGAGGCGTTCCGCGAGCAGGGTTACGAGGTGCTGATCCTCACCGACCCGGTCGACGAGATCTGGGTCGACGCGGTCCCCGACTTCGAGGGCAGGAAGCTGCGCTCGATCGCCCGCGGCTCGGTCGACCTCAAGAAGGACGAGCCGGAGAAGGAGCCCGAGGGTGACTTCGGGCCGCTGCTCGGCTTCCTCAAGGACAGGCTGGACGAGCAGGTCAAGGAGGTGCGGCTGTCGCACCGGCTGACCACCTCGGCGGCCTGCCTGGTCAGCGACGCCGACGACATCACCCCGGCGCTGGAGAAGATGTACCGCGCGATGGGTCAGGACGGCCCGCGGGTGAAGCGGATCCTGGAGCTCAACCCCCACCATCCGCTGGTCGCCGGTCTGCGGTCGGCGCACGAGCGCGGCGCGGAGGATCCGGCTCTGCCGGAGACCGCCGAATTGCTGTACGGGACGGCCCTGCTCGCCGAGGGCGGCGACCTGGAGGATCCGGCCCGCTTCGCGAAACTGCTCGCCGATCGGCTGGCCCGGACGGTCTGA
- a CDS encoding alpha/beta fold hydrolase, with protein MVTETMMPVNGIQVCLETFGERTDPPLLLLAGEASSMDWWDDEFCRRLAAGGRFVIRYDHRDTGRSTAFPPGAAYSGTDLMHDALGVLDALGAPAAHLVGLSLGGALAQRIAVEHPRRALTLTLIATSAGLPPDAIPVLAGAPTLPLRTSAGTSVAVRTAPDDVNWSNRRAAVAGLIAEALARGGPFTPDEQQLRRLAERVFDRSCDLGTARRNHQRAGYGPPIHDRLPTITTPTLILHGTLDQRVPAHHPRELARLIPQARLIWLDGVGHEPPPRALWPQILPEILRTP; from the coding sequence GTGGTGACCGAGACGATGATGCCGGTCAACGGCATCCAGGTGTGCCTGGAAACCTTCGGTGAACGCACCGATCCGCCTCTCCTGCTGCTCGCCGGGGAGGCCAGTTCGATGGACTGGTGGGATGACGAGTTCTGCCGCCGCCTGGCCGCCGGCGGTCGCTTCGTCATCCGCTACGACCATCGCGACACGGGCCGCTCCACCGCGTTCCCACCCGGCGCCGCCTATTCCGGCACCGACCTGATGCACGACGCGCTCGGTGTCCTCGACGCGCTCGGCGCCCCCGCCGCGCACCTGGTCGGCCTCTCCCTGGGCGGCGCACTCGCCCAGCGCATCGCCGTCGAACACCCGCGCCGCGCCCTCACCCTCACGTTGATCGCCACCAGCGCCGGCCTCCCCCCGGACGCCATCCCGGTCCTGGCCGGCGCCCCCACTCTCCCGCTCCGCACCTCGGCCGGCACCTCGGTCGCCGTCCGCACCGCCCCCGACGACGTCAACTGGTCCAACCGCCGCGCCGCGGTAGCCGGCCTGATCGCCGAGGCCCTTGCCCGGGGCGGCCCGTTCACCCCCGACGAGCAGCAGTTGCGCCGCCTGGCCGAACGAGTCTTCGACCGCTCCTGCGACCTCGGCACCGCCCGCCGCAACCACCAGCGAGCCGGCTACGGCCCCCCGATCCACGACCGGCTCCCCACCATCACCACCCCCACCCTGATCCTGCACGGCACCCTCGACCAGCGCGTCCCCGCCCACCACCCCCGGGAGCTGGCCCGCCTCATCCCCCAGGCCCGCCTGATCTGGCTGGACGGCGTAGGCCACGAACCCCCACCCCGAGCCCTATGGCCCCAGATCCTCCCCGAAATCCTCCGCACGCCTTGA